In Marinobacter sp. F4206, the following are encoded in one genomic region:
- a CDS encoding acetate/propionate family kinase — MEANILVVNCGSSSLKLAVFNSRLEKIVSALAERLDTDEAFARIAGVDEPTALPSGASHQTALRALMDAFRNQGTLKQDPAAIGHRVVHGGETFREAALLDEDVIKSITDCSGLAPLHNPVNLSGISATRNLYPHVPQVAVFDTAFHQTLPPRAFHYALPEAYYRDWAVRRYGFHGTSHYFMSREAARLLDRTPATTSIISAHLGNGCSISAIRDGISVDTSMGLTPLEGLVMGTRSGDVDPGLFDFLAGKGIPASEVHEVLNKESGLLGLSGQSNDMRSLCDLADHGHKPSELAIDVFCFRLAKYVGAMMASLTTLDALVFTGGIGENSSRVRHQTLSHLRLLGFELDHDLNNCNGLYSDGRIDSASSRFPVLVIPTNEELVIAREALRLAETTQTV; from the coding sequence ATGGAAGCCAACATACTTGTCGTCAATTGCGGCAGTTCCTCACTGAAACTTGCGGTGTTCAACAGCCGCCTGGAGAAAATCGTATCGGCTCTGGCTGAGCGACTGGACACTGACGAGGCCTTTGCCCGCATCGCGGGTGTCGACGAGCCCACCGCTCTGCCTTCCGGTGCATCTCATCAAACGGCCCTGAGGGCATTGATGGACGCCTTCAGAAATCAGGGCACCCTCAAGCAGGATCCCGCTGCTATTGGCCATCGTGTTGTTCACGGCGGTGAAACTTTTCGGGAAGCCGCCTTGTTGGATGAAGACGTCATCAAATCCATCACCGATTGCTCGGGACTGGCGCCGCTGCATAACCCGGTAAATCTGTCTGGCATCTCCGCGACGCGCAACCTGTACCCGCATGTCCCTCAGGTTGCCGTTTTTGATACAGCATTCCACCAGACTCTGCCACCGAGAGCGTTTCACTATGCTCTGCCCGAGGCCTATTACCGGGACTGGGCGGTACGACGATACGGCTTCCATGGCACCAGCCACTATTTCATGTCCCGGGAAGCCGCCCGACTCCTCGATCGCACCCCGGCAACCACATCGATTATCTCTGCACATCTGGGCAATGGCTGCAGCATCAGCGCAATCCGCGATGGCATCAGTGTCGATACCAGCATGGGCCTGACCCCCCTGGAAGGTCTGGTCATGGGCACTCGCAGTGGCGATGTTGACCCGGGGTTGTTTGATTTCCTCGCCGGAAAAGGCATTCCCGCGTCCGAAGTTCATGAAGTTCTGAACAAAGAGAGCGGACTGCTCGGGCTGTCCGGCCAGTCCAACGATATGAGATCCCTGTGCGACCTTGCGGATCACGGACACAAACCCTCCGAACTGGCGATCGACGTTTTCTGTTTCCGGCTCGCCAAGTACGTAGGCGCCATGATGGCCTCCTTAACGACCCTGGATGCCCTGGTATTTACCGGCGGCATTGGTGAGAACAGCTCCCGGGTAAGACATCAGACCCTGAGCCACCTCCGGCTTTTGGGCTTCGAGCTCGATCATGATCTGAATAACTGCAACGGTCTATACAGCGACGGCCGCATCGATAGCGCCAGCTCCCGGTTTCCGGTACTAGTGATCCCCACCAATGAAGAATTGGTCATTGCCAGGGAAGCACTCCGCCTCGCGGAAACGACTCAAACGGTGTGA